In the Bacteroidales bacterium genome, TTTTTCTCAATCATCACTTTTCTCCCATTCTACTATTCTCCCTTTCCCGTTTTCCCGTCTTCTCGTCTTCCCTTTTCCCGTTTTCTCATTCCAGCGTTCTTTCGCCCCATCGCCCAATCGCCCCATCGTGCCGTCGTGCCGTCGTCCTTCCTCCCGCATCAATCCAGCTCCCCCATCTCCCTGAACAACTGCAAAGTCTCTTCAGCCTCTTCTTCGCTGATCTTCTGAATGGCAAATCCCGCATGCAACAATACATAGTCTCCAACATTGACATCCTCCAACATCTGTAATCCTGCCGTATATTCATTGCCGGCGATAGAAACCCGGGCTGTTTCACCTTCAATTTTAACCACTTGTGCTGGTATACTTAAACACATACTACCTCCGTTTTTTAGCTGCAATAGCCATTTGGCCCAATGCAATTCCCCCGTCGTTAGCGGGAACCAATTTATTCTGATAGACTTCAAAATTCAAATCCTTTAGCCACCGGGCGGTGGTCTCACTAAGGTACTTATTCTGAAAAGTACCACCGGAAAGCACTACCTGATTTATGCCCTGCTCTTCCCTTACCTGCCGGGCCAAACTTGTAATAACACATACAACCGTATTGTGAAATCTGGCGGCAATTACCGGAAGAGAAGTATTCTGTTTCAGGTCATCTACAATCTGCTTAAAAGTAGAAAAGAATCCGATGCGGTTTTCTCTCATTTCAAAATCATAATGAGATTCAGTTTGCGGATCAACAAAAGCTTCCAGCCTCATAGGAGCTTCGGCGTCAAAACGGTTTTCCGTGCAAAGATTCAATAAAGCGGAGACGGCATCGAATAATCTTCCTGCACTGGAAGTAAGGGGAGAATTGATATTCTTTTTGATCATAGAAAGAATAAGCTTAATATCTTCCGGCTTTTTATTTTTAAGAAATTCAAAGCCGTATTGCTGCAAGTCATCACCAAAAGTATGATAAAGAAATGACAATGCCATGCGCCAGGGGGATTCTACCGCTTTATCACCTCCCGGCATGGGAACATAATCAAAGTGGGCATAGCGAGTATATTCAGCCAGATCGCATACCAAAAACTCACCTCCCCAGATCTTCCCATCATCCCCGTAACCCGTTCCATCCAGGGCCACTCCAAAAACTTTCCCGTCCAGTTGGTGCTCTGCCATGCATGAGGCAATATGGGCATGATGATGCTGAACCTGTATCCATTTGATCTTCCCGTTTCTTTGCCCTTGCGTGTATGCAGAGTTACGGGCGACAAAGTTTCTGGCAAATTTAGTGGAAAGATAATCTGGGTGCATGTCGCTGACCACGTAGGCAGGTTCTATTCTGAACAGATGCATGAAATGTTCAGCCGCTTCAGTATAAAAATTGTAGGTTTCATAGTTTTTCAGATCTCCGATATGTTGACTCATCATGGCCTCATGACCTTTACCGGTGCAGAAACAATTCTTCAATTCAGCACCTGTTGAGAAAATGCCTTCCACATCCAAATCCAGTTGCAGGGGTTCGGGTACATATCCCCTGGCTCGCCGGATCATACGCTCTTTGCCATCAATAATCCTTACCACCGAATCATCTACCCGGTTATAAATCTCCCTGTTATAAAACAAGAAAGCATCAACCAACCCATTCAAACGGGAATAAGCAGTTTTGTTATCCACAATCAGCGGCTCATCGGATATATTTCCACTTGTCAGGACAATGGCAGGAAGATCCACTTCATCGAACAGCATATAATGCAACGGCATATAGGGCAACATGGCCCCAAGCGTACCCAGCCCATTATTAAGAGACTGTGAAAGGGGGGTCTCCTCCTTTAAGAGTACAATAGGCCTTCTCCATGAGTTAAGGCTTTCTTCTTCCACCTCATTCACATGGGCATATTCTTTTAAGGTTTTAATGTCGGGAAACATACAAGCAAATGGTTTCTGATCCCGGTTTTTTATAGAACGCAGCCGTCTTACCGATTGATCATTGCCGGCATCACACATCAGGTGAAATCCTCCGACCCCTTTAACTGCAATAATACCTCCTTTATACAACAATTTCTTCAATTCGGAAAGGATTTTTTCCATTTCCCTGATAACCCGCCCCTGTTGATAATACTCATATTCGGGGCCACAATAATTACAGGCAACAGGCTGGGCATGAAACCTGCGGTTATTAACATCGGTATATTCTTCACGACACCGCCCGCACATTTTGAAACGGTCCATTGTGGTATTGGGGCGGTCGTAAGGTAAATCCCGGATGATGGTAAACCTGGGGCCACAATTGGTGCAGTTGACAAACGGATAATGGATCCGGTGGGGCTGAAATTTCATGTCTTTCAGGCAGTCCGAACAAACAGCTATATCCGGGCTGATTTGGGTGATCTGTTCGGAATGATCGTTGCTTTTGTGAATATAAAAACCATCCAAATCCTCTCCCTCACTCTTCATCAACTGAATTGAACGGATAGAAGCCGCAAGGGGAGCCCGGTCTCTGAGAAGTGAGATGAATCGTTCCACTTCCTCGTATTCCGCCTGCACTTTAATCATTACTCCATCATTACGGTTTTCAACCCAGCCGTTTAATCGTTCTTCCGTAGCCAGCCTGAAAATAAAAGGCCGAAAACCAACTCCCTGAACCAGTCCTTTAATATGTATTGTATAAGCGTTCGCGGTTTCCAAATTTTTCTTCTAATTTAACATATAAACAGTAAACAACAAAACTTGTCCGGCTTTTGACGCCAGCCTGACGACAGACAGGGATAACATTCCATTTCCCGGAATTCAATGAACAAAACATGTCATGTTACTTCAGAACTCCCGAATGATACATCAAACGTTCCAACTCGACCATCAGATTGACATTATTTACAAATACATCATCCGGAACTTTCAGCAATACGGGAGCCAAATTCAATATGCCCTTTATTCCACTCCGAACCAGCAAATCACAAGTTTCCTGGGCTGCTATTTCCGGTACTGCAAGGATGGCCACCGACACATGAAAAGCGTCAATTATTTCCTTCAGATTATCAACAGGATATATAGGTATATGAAATTTCTTGTTAATCTTCGCAGGATCTATGTCAAAACCGGCTACAATGTTCATATTATTATCGGGAAAACCCCTGTAATGAGAAAGCGCCTTTCCCATATTTCCCATACCCATGATCACCACATTCTGTACCCGGTCTTTACCAAAAATTTTCTCCACTGAGCTTAATAAATCATCAATCTCATATCCTCCTCTGCGATTTCCCTTGATTCCAAAGTTGGAAAAATCTTTTCGTACCAGTTCGGCACTTACGCCCGCTTCTTTTCCCAGCGTATAAGAAAAAACCCGCTCAAGACCCATCTGTTTCAATCGGATCAAACCCATTCTGTATTTCAAAAGCCTTTTGGTTTGTATGAATGTGCCCATTTTATTGTGAAACTATTCTCAACAATGTTTAAAAAGTGAAATTTATAACATTTTTATCGGAATAACAAAATCTGATAATATCACCAATTTAGAGCTATTTATAATTAGTCTCAATTAAAATAGAGGGTAGTTTTTGTGATATTGTTATAAATATATTGACACGAATTCACTTATTTCATATATTAGTTGTGAAAATTATAACAATATTATGGACACCTACCGCTCTCTATCCAAGCAAGAATGGGAAAAAGCACTGACTCAACTGTTGAATCATTACCATATATATGCTCCGCTGGCCTGGGGTGAAAATCAGGATTATGAACGAATAGACGAAGATTCTGTTGCTGATATCATATACAACCGTCCCAAACCGGCTTCCCCTTTAAAGACATTCTTTCTTCCTGTCAAAGAAAATGTTATAAACACAGAAAAGAGCGACAAAAAAAGGATCATCTTGGGCATTCCCTCCTGTGATCTTAGCGGAGCCAACATCCTTGATGAAATCTATTTAGATGATGTCTTTGTGGATCCTGCCTACAAGAAAAACAGGGATGAATCCATTCTGATTGGAAGCGATTGCCATACGCTTCAGGAACATTGTCATTGTACCACCTATGGCATAAGGCCTTACCCGGAAGAAAACCACGATCTCACCCTCTCCCTTGTGGAAGATACCATTTTCATGCACATCAATTCCGATAAAGGAGAGCAGCTTGTCCGGGAAATTGGTAACATTACCCAACTAAGCGAACCCACCGAAAATGAGATACAGGAAATTCTGGATAAACGCAAAGCGGTGGAAGAAGAACTAAACAGAAGAAACAGGGATCTTCCCAACTATAATGCTACCGGCGATTTAATCAATTCCTCAGGGGATGAGATATGGAAAAAATATTCCGAAACCTGTGTTTCCTGTGGAGCTTGTGCTACAATATGTCCGACATGTACATGCTTTCTTTTACTCGAAAGACCGGGATTTGAAAAAGTACGACACCTGGATGCCTGCCAGTATCCGGGTTTTGAAAAAGTAGCGGCGGGGGAAGACCCGCTCAAAGAGCTTTATAAACGATTTCGAAACAGGTATATGTGCAAATACGTGTGGAAACCGGAAAAGTTTGAATCAACAGCTTGTACCGGATGCGGCAGATGCATTGAAGCATGCATCGGGAACATCAGTAAAAATGAATTATTTATGGAATTATACAATAAATAAAATACTTCTTAATGAAAGGCAACAATATATACAAACCCGTAAAAGCAAAGGTCCGGGAAGTAATCGATGAATCACCCACAATCAAAAGTTTTGTGCTGGAACCCGAAAGAAAATTT is a window encoding:
- a CDS encoding redox-sensing transcriptional repressor Rex, whose translation is MKYRMGLIRLKQMGLERVFSYTLGKEAGVSAELVRKDFSNFGIKGNRRGGYEIDDLLSSVEKIFGKDRVQNVVIMGMGNMGKALSHYRGFPDNNMNIVAGFDIDPAKINKKFHIPIYPVDNLKEIIDAFHVSVAILAVPEIAAQETCDLLVRSGIKGILNLAPVLLKVPDDVFVNNVNLMVELERLMYHSGVLK
- the hypF gene encoding carbamoyltransferase HypF — encoded protein: METANAYTIHIKGLVQGVGFRPFIFRLATEERLNGWVENRNDGVMIKVQAEYEEVERFISLLRDRAPLAASIRSIQLMKSEGEDLDGFYIHKSNDHSEQITQISPDIAVCSDCLKDMKFQPHRIHYPFVNCTNCGPRFTIIRDLPYDRPNTTMDRFKMCGRCREEYTDVNNRRFHAQPVACNYCGPEYEYYQQGRVIREMEKILSELKKLLYKGGIIAVKGVGGFHLMCDAGNDQSVRRLRSIKNRDQKPFACMFPDIKTLKEYAHVNEVEEESLNSWRRPIVLLKEETPLSQSLNNGLGTLGAMLPYMPLHYMLFDEVDLPAIVLTSGNISDEPLIVDNKTAYSRLNGLVDAFLFYNREIYNRVDDSVVRIIDGKERMIRRARGYVPEPLQLDLDVEGIFSTGAELKNCFCTGKGHEAMMSQHIGDLKNYETYNFYTEAAEHFMHLFRIEPAYVVSDMHPDYLSTKFARNFVARNSAYTQGQRNGKIKWIQVQHHHAHIASCMAEHQLDGKVFGVALDGTGYGDDGKIWGGEFLVCDLAEYTRYAHFDYVPMPGGDKAVESPWRMALSFLYHTFGDDLQQYGFEFLKNKKPEDIKLILSMIKKNINSPLTSSAGRLFDAVSALLNLCTENRFDAEAPMRLEAFVDPQTESHYDFEMRENRIGFFSTFKQIVDDLKQNTSLPVIAARFHNTVVCVITSLARQVREEQGINQVVLSGGTFQNKYLSETTARWLKDLNFEVYQNKLVPANDGGIALGQMAIAAKKRR
- a CDS encoding HypC/HybG/HupF family hydrogenase formation chaperone; its protein translation is MCLSIPAQVVKIEGETARVSIAGNEYTAGLQMLEDVNVGDYVLLHAGFAIQKISEEEAEETLQLFREMGELD
- a CDS encoding 4Fe-4S dicluster domain-containing protein — translated: MDTYRSLSKQEWEKALTQLLNHYHIYAPLAWGENQDYERIDEDSVADIIYNRPKPASPLKTFFLPVKENVINTEKSDKKRIILGIPSCDLSGANILDEIYLDDVFVDPAYKKNRDESILIGSDCHTLQEHCHCTTYGIRPYPEENHDLTLSLVEDTIFMHINSDKGEQLVREIGNITQLSEPTENEIQEILDKRKAVEEELNRRNRDLPNYNATGDLINSSGDEIWKKYSETCVSCGACATICPTCTCFLLLERPGFEKVRHLDACQYPGFEKVAAGEDPLKELYKRFRNRYMCKYVWKPEKFESTACTGCGRCIEACIGNISKNELFMELYNK